The nucleotide sequence CCTTGGGGTAATAAAATGCCACGCCCTCCGGGGCTGCTTTGATCACTGAGGCCATGAAGTCTCCTTGCGCTCGGGTTTACCGAGATACAGGCGACACCCTACGGCGTCCTGGAGGGCGCCGTCCATGAGACCAAGGTCCCATGGTCCACACCAAACCTCGGCTCGCCGGAGCACGCCCAGGATCGTCGGTGAGATGATGCGCTGGACCGGTCACGGAGAGGACGGCGGGGTCATCCGTTTCTACGAGCGCCTCGGATGGCACACACGGAAGTGCACGACTGGATCGGCGAGAGATGGTTCTTCCTGACCTGCACACTCAGCGCATGCGCCGCCGCGGACGGCCATGCTCGGCGACTTGCGCGATGCCGTCGAGGATGCGCTCCAGTCCGAATGTGAACTGCGCATTGTCGTCCTCCATCGCATCGGTCGTCGCCGCGGCAACGAGAGCGCTTATCGTCGGGAAGCGCTGCGCGTCGATCAGCCCGCCCAGTGTACGCCAATACGACGCGGAGGCTTCGGCAGCGCCGCGACCGCTGCGGCGTTCAGCCTCGCGGAGATCCGCCTCCAGCATTGCCTCGTGCCGCACCCAGCCGTTGACCAGCGCGAGCGCGTCCAGCTTGGCCATCTCGGGCAGGCCTGTTCCGCTCAGGCTGCTCAAGCCGCGTTCGAACCACACCACCTGGTTCGGCGTGATCGGCGGGCCGCCCAGCGGAATGCGCACCACCCAGGGGTGCTTGCGCAGCACGGCCAGGTGCTGCCGCGCCCATCGTTCCACCGCCACCTGCCACGGCTCCTCGGGCGCGGGCGGCGGGGGATGCTCGCAAAACGCGGCGTCCATCATCAGCATCAACAGCTCTTCTTTGGACTCGACGTAGCGATAGAGCGCCATCGTCCCGGCGCCCAAGACCGTCGCCACGCGGCCCATCGAGACCGCGCTCAAGCCTTCCGTCTCTGCCACCTGCACGGCAGCCGCGACGATCCGCTCCAGGCTCAGCCCGGGCTTGGGTCCCTTGCCCGGACGGTCCTTCACGCCCCACGCCGTCGCCAGGCCCAGCGACAAGCCCTGCCGTCCCTCGCCTCCCACCACCTTCCCCTTCTCGCTTGACCGCATCGCGCTTCTGCGTATACCTCACACAGTAAAGCGTATGTCGTACGCAGTAAGCGGTGAGGGGAAAAAAATGGTCGCAACTCCTTCGTGGTGGCGCTCGTGGCTCGCGCTGCTCGGATCGGTCGCCGTGGTGTTCGTCGCGTTCTCGCTGCTGCCGTATCTGTCGCTCGATCCGGCCCGCTCCCGGGTCCCCGTCCCGACCGACCTGCGCTGGTACTACCCGCTGCTGGTCGTGCACGTCGTGTGCGGGGCGATCGCCATGCTCAGCGGCTGCGTGCAGGTCTGGCCGTGGTTTCGGCAGAGCTTTCCGCGGGTGCACCGGCGACTGGGGCGGCTCTACGTATTCGGTGGCGTGCTCCCCGCAGGGGTGATCGGTCTGCTGATCGGCGCGCTCAGCCCCTTCGGTCCCGTCATCCGCGTGAGCAACGTACTGCTCGCCCTGCTTTGGCTGATCTTCACCGTCGCCGGCTATCGGAGCGCACGACAGCAGCGGATGGCGGAGCACCACAAATGGATGGTCCGCAGCTTCGCGCTCACGATGTCCGTGATCACCAATCGGATCTGGGGCGTGGTCGCGGGGATCGCCCTGATGCCGCAACTGCACACCACGTTCACTGGCAACGAAGAGCTGCTGC is from Polyangium spumosum and encodes:
- a CDS encoding TetR/AcrR family transcriptional regulator — protein: MRSSEKGKVVGGEGRQGLSLGLATAWGVKDRPGKGPKPGLSLERIVAAAVQVAETEGLSAVSMGRVATVLGAGTMALYRYVESKEELLMLMMDAAFCEHPPPPAPEEPWQVAVERWARQHLAVLRKHPWVVRIPLGGPPITPNQVVWFERGLSSLSGTGLPEMAKLDALALVNGWVRHEAMLEADLREAERRSGRGAAEASASYWRTLGGLIDAQRFPTISALVAAATTDAMEDDNAQFTFGLERILDGIAQVAEHGRPRRRMR
- a CDS encoding DUF2306 domain-containing protein, whose product is MVATPSWWRSWLALLGSVAVVFVAFSLLPYLSLDPARSRVPVPTDLRWYYPLLVVHVVCGAIAMLSGCVQVWPWFRQSFPRVHRRLGRLYVFGGVLPAGVIGLLIGALSPFGPVIRVSNVLLALLWLIFTVAGYRSARQQRMAEHHKWMVRSFALTMSVITNRIWGVVAGIALMPQLHTTFTGNEELLRQAIAGIAGWLGWTLPLLWIQWWLEREKWSRVVDHAPDQAGTFTARLLAPGPRARARRACATSSRRRAAA